A single window of Aspergillus puulaauensis MK2 DNA, chromosome 5, nearly complete sequence DNA harbors:
- the BTN1 gene encoding battenin family protein (BUSCO:EOG09263C1V;~COG:U;~EggNog:ENOG410PG9U;~InterPro:IPR003492,IPR018460,IPR036259;~PFAM:PF02487;~TransMembrane:10 (i37-57o69-89i96-118o124-145i157-178o190-208i274-292o312-330i342-362o368-387i);~go_component: GO:0016020 - membrane [Evidence IEA]) — MSEQRMLPLPGAPSASWARFRAQLGTLFQGADPKVCVAFWLFGLINNVLYVIILSAALDLVGPNVPKGVVLLADVLPSFGTKLVAPYFIHAIPYSVRIVICVFLSALGMLVVALSPAYVDGGTISTKLAGIVLASLSSGMGELSFVGLTHFYGPFSLAAWGSGTGAAGLIGAGAYALATTSLGLQVKTTLLTSAFLPAVLAVSFFMILPRSPMRAGSGDGELHANDSAFDDDGFEEREGLLGSSIHSTGSLKSAHSRGRLWQSLKSNLRRAQGLFFPFMLPLLLVYIAEYTINQGVSPTLLFPLEESPFENFRSFYPAYNAIYQVGVFISRSSTPFFRVHDLYTPSFLQVINLVVLTLHSMFDFIPSIYLVFIVVFWEGLLGGLVYVNTFAEIGDRVPREDREFSLGATTVSDSGGICIAGFLGMVFEVWLCDWQVSRGRDFCRRT; from the exons ATGTCTGAACAACGAATGCTACCTCTTCCAGGAGCACCGTCTGCCTCATGGGCACGTTTTCGTGCGCAGCTTGGTACATTGTTCCAAGGAGCGGATCCAAAGGTTTGCGTGGCATTCTGGCTGTTTG GTCTTATCAACAACGTCCTCTATGTCATCATTTTATCTGCCGCCCTAGACCTCGTCGGGCCCAATGTCCCAAAAGGCGTCGTACTGCTCGCTGATGTTCTTCCGTCCTTCGGAACGAAACTCGTTGCTCCCTACTTCATCCACGCAATCccatactccgtacggaTCGTAATTtgcgtcttcctctccgcgcTTGGTATGCTCGTGGTGGCGTTAAGCCCAGCATATGTCGATGGCGGCACGATATCGACTAAGCTCGCGGGAATTGTTTTGGCGAGTTTGTCAAGCGGTATGGGAGAGTTGAGCTTTGTTGGACTGACGCATTTTTACGGCCCATTTAGCCTCGCGGCTTGGGGGAGCGGTACGGGAGCTGCTGGGCTGATCGGGGCCGGTGCATATGCGCTGGCGACGACATCCTTGGGTCTGCAGGTGAAAACGACTTTGCTAACATCCGCTTTTTTGCCGGCTGTTTTGGCTGTCAGCTTTTTCATGATATTACCCAGATCGCCGATGCGCGCCGGAagtggggatggggagctACATGCGAATGATAGTGCATTTGACGATGATGGTTTcgaagaaagggaaggccTACTTGGGtcatccatccattccaCGGGAAGTCTCAAAAGCGCACACTCTCGAGGACGTTTATGGCAAAGCTTGAAATCGAACCTGCGACGCGCGCAggggctcttcttcccttt TATGCTACCGCTCCTCCTCGTGTACATTGCGGAATATACTATCAATCAGGGAGTATCTCCGACATTACTCTTTCCATTGGAAGAGTCGCCTTTCGAAAATTTCCGGTCATTTTATCCCGCGTATAACGCGATATACCAGGTCGGAGTCTTCATCTCTCGCTCGTCTACTCCCTTTTTCCGCGTACATGACCTCTACACTCCGTCATTCCTGCAAGTCATCAATCTAGTGGTGCTGACGCTGCACTCCATGTTTGATTTCATTCCCAGCATCTACCTCGTTTTCATTGTGGTTTTCTGGGAGGGCCTCCTAGGAGGCCTGGTTTATGTCAATACGTTTGCAGAAATTGGCGACCGAGTGCCCCGAGAGGACCGCGAATTCTCGCTCGGGGCTACCACCGTCAGCGATTCGGGAGGCATTTGTATTGCCGGATTTCTTGGAATGGTGTTTGAAGTCTGGCTGTGCGATTGGCAGGTTTCGCGAGGGAGGGACTTTTGTCGAAGAACCTGA
- a CDS encoding hydroxymethylglutaryl-CoA lyase (COG:I;~EggNog:ENOG410PG5B;~InterPro:IPR000891,IPR013785,IPR043594;~PFAM:PF00682;~go_function: GO:0003824 - catalytic activity [Evidence IEA];~go_function: GO:0016833 - oxo-acid-lyase activity [Evidence IEA]): protein MSKIRFLNSSFSFHDINMFKPRLRLGHLSTIRTTPIRRFATEARLTSDHVRIVEVGPRDGLQNEKKSISLETKLELISKLARTGVTTIEAGSFVPAKWVPQMASTAEICEQLLQNPPQSQNAIAYNYLVPNVKGLEGLIKVMDSTGVSASTEGTKTKPPTTTEVSLFAAATEAFSKANTNCSIEESLNRIRPIVELAKTKDIRVRGYVSVALGCPYEGPEVSPAKVADITATLLEMGADEVSVADTTGMGTAPRTMELLQALKAAGIANTDLALHFHDTYGQALVNTIVGLEHGVRIFDSSVGGLGGCPYSKGATGNVSTEDLVHTVHGLGMHTGIDLEEMSRIGAWISDELGRSNESRAGKATVARLQG, encoded by the exons ATGTCCAAAATCCGTTTTTTGAATtcatctttttcttttcacgACATCAATATGTTCAAGCCCAGGCTTAGACTAGGACATTTGTCCACTATCCGAACTACTCCCATCAGACGCTTTGCGACAGAGGCGCGGTTAACTTCGGACCATGTCCGCATTGTCGAAGTAGGACCTCGCGATGGGCTTCAAAACGAGAAAAAGTCCATATCGCTGGAGACAAAACTAGAGCTTATCTCAAAGCTTGCGAGAACCGGCGTAACAACAATTGAGGCAGGCTCTTTCGTGCCTGCGAAATGGGTGCCCCAG ATGGCTAGTACTGCAGAAATATGCGAGCAGCTGTTACAAAACCCACCGCAATCACAAAACGCCATTGCCTACAATTACCTTGTTCCAAATGTCAAGGGATTGGAGGGCCTGATCAAGGTCATGGACTCAACCGGGGTCTCCGCGAGCACAGAAGGAACCAAGACCAAACCCCCAACGACCACAGAGGTTTCTTTATTTGCCGCAGCTACGGAAGCCTTCTCCAAGGCCAACACCAATTGCTCTATTGAGGAGTCGCTGAATCGCATTCGCCCTATCGTAGAATTGGCCAAGACAAAAGACATCCGGGTTCGAGGATACGTTTCTGTTGCACTGGGATGCCCCTACGAGGGCCCAGAAGTTTCGCCAGCAAAGGTAGCAGATATCACCGCGACCTTGCTCGAAATGGGAGCAGATGAAGTGTCGGTAGCCGACACCACCGGAATGGGGACCGCACCCCGCACGATGGAGCTTCTCCAAGCTCTGAAGGCAGCAGGTATTGCCAACACCGATCTGGCTCTCCACTTCCACGATACATATGGTCAGGCATTGGTGAACACCATTGTAGGTTTAGAACACGGGGTTCGGATTTTTGATAGTAGTGTCGGTGGGCTTGGCGGCTGCCCCTACTCCAAGGGAGCGACAGGCAATGTTTCAACCGAGGACCTTGTTCATACCGTCCATGGTCTCGGAATGCATACCGGTATTGACCTGGAGGAGATGTCAAGAATTGGTGCATGGATTAGTGATGAGCTAGGCCGGTCTAATGAAAGTAGGGCAGGAAAGGCGACAGTGGCAAGACTTCAAGGCTAA
- the dph1 gene encoding 2-(3-amino-3-carboxypropyl)histidine synthase (BUSCO:EOG09261X9E;~COG:J;~EggNog:ENOG410PH0C;~InterPro:IPR016435,IPR042263,IPR042264,IPR042265, IPR035435;~PFAM:PF01866;~go_process: GO:0017183 - peptidyl-diphthamide biosynthetic process from peptidyl-histidine [Evidence IEA]) has product MGDSSGTPQANASLKQPKKRFVGRRTADAQAQSSPSVQDVESTSVQKAAPRRTPRTLNQVPPEILNDPDILAAIDLLPKNYSFEIPKTIHRIRTSGAKRVALQFPEGLLLFATTISDILTQFCPGTETLIMGDVTYGACCIDDYTARALGCDLLVHYAHSCLIPVDVTKIKTLYIFVDISIDTTHLLATLERNFQPGKTIATVGTIQFNATLHGLKPVLERAGFNVVIPQITPLSKGEILGCTSPNLSAQEIDYILYLGDGRFHLESAMIHNPTIPAYRYDPYSRTLSRESYSHNEMHTLRRDAISTARSAKKWGIILGSLGRQGNPHTMAMIETHLRDRGIPFINLLLSEIFPGKLAAMSDVECWVQIACPRLSIDWGYAFPRPLLTPYEALIALGVRESWESTHGGVYPMDFYAKDGLGRTKPQAVQGTA; this is encoded by the exons ATGGGCGACTCGAGTGGAACACCTCAGGCAAATGCCTCCCTAAAACAACCGAAGAAAAGATTCGTCGGAAGACGCACAGCAGACGCCCAGGCACAATCATCACCGAGCGTCCAGGATGTTGAATCTACAAGCGTACAAAAAG CTGCCCCTCGGAGGACCCCAAGGACCTTAAATCAAGTACCCCCCGAGATCCTCAATGATCCCGATATCCTCGCCGCCATCGACCTCCTCCCAAAGAACTACTCGTTCGAAATCCCCAAAACCATCCACCGCATCCGAACTTCCGGCGCAAAACGCGTAGCCCTCCAATTTCCCGAaggccttcttctctttgcgACTACAATATCCGATATCCTTACCCAATTCTGCCCAGGTACTGAAACCCTCATCATGGGAGACGTCACCTACGGTGCATGCTGCATTGATGATTACACGGCGCGCGCCCTCGGCTGcgacctcctcgtccactACGCCCACTCCTGCCTGATCCCGGTCGATGTAACAAAGATCAAAACCCTTtacatcttcgtcgacatCAGCATCGACACAACCCACCTTCTTGCCACCCTCGAGCGCAACTTCCAACCAGGCAAGACAATCGCAACCGTCGGAACAATCCAGTTCAACGCAACATTGCACGGCCTAAAGCCAGTCCTCGAGCGCGCTGGTTTCAACGTCGTCATCCCCCAAATCACCCCACTCTCAAAGGGCGAAATCCTAGGTTGCACATCCCCAAACCTCTCCGCCCAGGAAATCGACTACATCCTCTATCTCGGCGATGGCCGCTTCCACCTTGAATCCGCAATGATTCATAACCCCACCATCCCCGCCTACCGTTACGACCCTTACTCCCGCACACTCTCCCGCGAGTCCTACTCCCACAATGAAATGCACACTCTCCGGCGCGACGCCATATCTACCGCTCGCTCCGCTAAGAAATGgggcatcatcctcggctCCCTAGGTCGGCAGGGTAACCCACACACGATGGCCATGATCGAGACGCATCTCCGAGACCGCGGTATCCCATTCATCAACCTGCTGCTCAGTGAAATTTTCCCGGGGAAGTTGGCTGCGATGTCGGATGTGGAGTGCTGGGTACAGATTGCTTGCCCAAGGTTGAGTATTGATTGGGGGTATGCGTTCCCGAGGCCACTTTTGACACCATATGAGGCTCTTATTGCACTCGGGGTCAGGGAGAGTTGGGAAAGTACGCATGGGGGTGTTTATCCGATGGACTTCTATGCGAAGGACGGACTGGGGAGGACGAAGCCGCAGGCGGTACAGGGGACTGCTTGA